A single window of Rubrobacter aplysinae DNA harbors:
- a CDS encoding oxamate carbamoyltransferase subunit AllH family protein: MSALNTTRSVEEIPPPRSISWSARALSYGPEVELAADVGRGAVLSVTSGCVYLLGEAGHVFGVVGPGAEDSPLGLRVENVAPVLEVAPGSRFELSGGGLLLGGRTFVDLGEATAWKPRIPRLRGDSVSRRVAARELLGSLVEDGRGPTCRWLAGLPDSGSLDGRIGRAIRRRVEGLAEALEGRKVEPAYEALVGLLGLGPGLTPAGDDLAAGVLATAAWMTPYSSLATALEEVARQRLEASVAGRTGAISARLLHHAAAGSLYEPAMRLGEGVMSGDPSGVRASSGALLEIGGTSGAETAAGILLGLLAFDDGRRKESSWDLRELFDGRGER, translated from the coding sequence ATGAGCGCCCTGAACACCACGAGGAGCGTCGAGGAGATCCCCCCGCCGAGGAGCATCTCCTGGTCGGCCCGGGCCCTGTCTTACGGCCCGGAGGTTGAGCTTGCCGCGGACGTCGGGCGTGGAGCGGTGCTCTCGGTCACCAGCGGCTGCGTGTACCTCCTCGGCGAGGCCGGACACGTATTCGGCGTAGTAGGACCCGGGGCGGAAGACAGCCCGCTCGGGCTCCGGGTCGAGAATGTCGCGCCGGTTCTGGAGGTCGCCCCCGGCTCGCGGTTCGAGCTCTCTGGCGGCGGGTTGCTCCTCGGAGGCCGGACGTTCGTCGACCTCGGCGAGGCCACGGCCTGGAAACCGCGGATACCCCGGTTGCGTGGAGACAGTGTCTCCCGGCGAGTGGCTGCGCGGGAGCTGCTCGGCTCCCTCGTGGAAGATGGACGCGGGCCTACCTGCCGCTGGCTGGCGGGGTTGCCGGATTCCGGCTCCCTGGACGGTCGGATCGGACGCGCGATTCGCCGTCGGGTCGAGGGGCTCGCGGAGGCGCTGGAGGGTCGGAAGGTCGAGCCTGCTTACGAGGCGCTCGTCGGCCTCCTCGGACTCGGGCCGGGCCTGACCCCCGCCGGGGACGATCTCGCCGCCGGTGTGCTCGCCACAGCCGCCTGGATGACGCCTTATAGCTCTCTAGCCACCGCGCTCGAAGAGGTGGCCCGCCAGAGACTGGAGGCTTCGGTCGCGGGGAGGACGGGTGCGATCAGCGCGCGGCTCTTGCACCACGCTGCGGCCGGGTCTCTATACGAGCCGGCCATGCGCCTCGGGGAGGGGGTTATGTCCGGAGATCCATCGGGGGTTAGAGCGTCGTCGGGGGCGCTGCTGGAGATCGGCGGCACCTCTGGAGCGGAGACCGCCGCCGGGATACTGCTGGGGCTCCTGGCTTTCGATGATGGTAGACGAAAGGAGTCGTCGTGGGACCTACGTGAGCTTTTCGACGGTAGAGGCGAAAGGTAG
- a CDS encoding YlbE family protein, with the protein MTEISELNGLLGSRLSVANVGVPFFAEELATQGVEVSPVDWAPPLGGDAGLGWALARMLDGGSELGRRVEEANEQALQRLLAADPVWVDVRPAGEVVPGVTQRTLLHAGPPVAWSEMAGPMRGAVIGALIYEGLAQDPEQAVDLCERDEVELVSGHSVGAIGPMAGVISASMPVIVVEDRASGGRAFSNLNEGLGSVLRFGSYSEEVLNRLEWMRGVLGPALSEAVRSLDGIGLKNVTAQALQMGDECHNRNTAATSLLFRRLAPQLSASSMEGARISEVFDFLAGNDHFYLNFSMAAAKVGLDAASGVPGSTMVTAMSRNGVEFGLKVSGTGDRWYTAPAERIDGLFFPGYSADDAALDIGDSSITETSGIGGFAMAAAPAIVQFVGGTAETALAYTRRMYEVTLAKNPSFAIPSLFFAGAPTGIDVRLVADSGTLPIINTGIAHREPGIGQIGAGVVSPPAECFEKAIAALARELELV; encoded by the coding sequence ATGACGGAGATCTCTGAGCTAAATGGACTGCTGGGCTCCCGGCTCAGCGTCGCAAACGTTGGCGTGCCGTTCTTCGCCGAAGAGCTCGCCACGCAGGGGGTGGAGGTAAGCCCCGTGGACTGGGCGCCGCCGCTCGGCGGCGATGCCGGGCTCGGCTGGGCGCTGGCCCGGATGCTGGACGGTGGGAGCGAGCTCGGGAGGCGCGTAGAGGAGGCCAACGAGCAGGCGCTACAGAGGCTGCTGGCCGCCGACCCGGTGTGGGTGGACGTCCGGCCCGCCGGGGAGGTGGTGCCCGGCGTAACGCAGCGGACGCTGCTGCACGCGGGCCCGCCGGTCGCTTGGTCGGAGATGGCCGGTCCGATGCGGGGAGCGGTAATCGGGGCGCTGATATACGAGGGACTGGCGCAGGACCCCGAGCAGGCCGTGGACCTCTGCGAACGGGACGAGGTCGAGCTCGTCTCCGGCCACAGCGTCGGGGCCATCGGGCCGATGGCGGGCGTGATCTCGGCCTCGATGCCGGTTATCGTGGTCGAGGACAGGGCTTCCGGAGGGCGTGCGTTCAGCAACCTGAACGAGGGCCTGGGCAGCGTCCTCAGGTTCGGCTCGTACTCCGAGGAGGTGCTGAACCGGCTGGAGTGGATGCGCGGCGTGCTCGGGCCCGCGCTCTCTGAGGCGGTGCGCTCGCTCGACGGAATAGGGCTCAAGAACGTCACCGCCCAGGCGCTCCAGATGGGGGACGAGTGCCACAATCGCAACACCGCGGCAACCTCGCTGCTTTTCCGCCGGCTGGCGCCACAGCTGTCGGCCTCAAGTATGGAAGGCGCGAGGATAAGCGAGGTGTTCGACTTTCTGGCCGGAAACGATCACTTCTACCTCAACTTCTCCATGGCCGCCGCGAAGGTGGGCCTCGACGCGGCCTCGGGCGTGCCCGGCAGCACGATGGTCACCGCCATGTCCCGCAACGGCGTGGAGTTCGGCCTCAAGGTGAGCGGTACGGGAGACCGGTGGTACACGGCGCCCGCCGAGCGCATAGACGGGCTCTTCTTCCCGGGCTACAGCGCGGACGACGCGGCTTTGGACATCGGGGACAGCTCCATAACCGAGACCTCCGGCATCGGCGGCTTCGCGATGGCAGCAGCCCCCGCCATAGTGCAGTTCGTCGGCGGCACCGCCGAGACGGCGCTGGCCTACACGCGCCGGATGTACGAGGTCACCCTCGCAAAGAACCCGTCGTTCGCCATACCCTCGCTCTTCTTCGCCGGGGCACCGACCGGGATCGACGTCCGTCTGGTCGCCGATAGCGGCACGCTGCCGATTATCAACACCGGCATCGCCCACAGAGAGCCGGGGATAGGCCAGATCGGGGCCGGAGTTGTCAGCCCGCCCGCCGAGTGTTTCGAGAAGGCTATCGCGGCGCTGGCCCGGGAGCTGGAGCTGGTGTAG
- a CDS encoding tRNA-specific adenosine deaminase, producing the protein MTDPTGRATELEQRNVERGGRPFSCVVASSSDGAVLAESPSLLAQTNDPTVHAEVVAIREACQRLGSPRLEGYEISRSRSPGRSSPPSRGG; encoded by the coding sequence ATGACCGATCCCACCGGACGTGCGACAGAGCTCGAGCAGCGCAACGTCGAGCGCGGTGGCAGGCCGTTCTCCTGCGTCGTGGCTTCCTCTTCGGACGGGGCCGTGCTTGCCGAGAGCCCGAGCCTCTTGGCGCAGACCAATGACCCCACCGTACATGCCGAGGTGGTCGCCATAAGGGAGGCCTGCCAAAGGCTCGGCTCGCCGCGCCTCGAAGGGTACGAGATCTCAAGGTCACGCAGTCCAGGGAGGTCGTCTCCGCCGAGTAGGGGAGGGTAG
- the disA gene encoding DNA integrity scanning diadenylate cyclase DisA, translating to MTSRRKLTPEISDALAIVSPGTGLRDGIDNIIRASNGALIVISNPNKLERLGVISSGIKVDCDFAPMRLYEMAKMDGALVVSPDLSTIHYANAQLAPDPSLESSETGMRHLAAHRAAQQTGDLVVAVSERRRVVSLYRGRQGPHVLEDIGVVLSKANSALATLEKFTHRLNEEARTLTLHEYDGAVALREVVAAIGTFEYSIRIAEEIEAYVRELGREGRLIEMQLGQAFHNVPEQYDALLRDYVAEGVDAGEVGERLRRFTAEELSDAMQITQLLGHGSVGQSEEIFVKPRGFRQLVRVPRLPRRVSERLIEEFGSLEGLLDASEQELDDVEGVGQARAKAIRRGLKRERSLQTSGEPF from the coding sequence ATGACCTCGCGCAGGAAGCTGACACCCGAGATCTCCGACGCGCTCGCGATAGTCTCGCCGGGTACGGGGCTCAGGGACGGCATAGACAACATTATCCGGGCCTCGAACGGGGCGCTTATCGTGATCTCCAACCCGAATAAGCTGGAGCGGTTGGGCGTGATCTCCAGCGGTATAAAGGTCGACTGCGACTTCGCCCCGATGCGGCTGTACGAAATGGCGAAGATGGACGGCGCGCTTGTGGTGTCGCCGGATCTCTCGACCATCCACTACGCCAACGCCCAGCTCGCCCCGGACCCGTCCCTGGAGTCCTCGGAGACCGGGATGCGCCACCTGGCCGCCCATCGCGCCGCGCAGCAGACCGGGGATCTCGTAGTCGCCGTCTCCGAGCGCCGGCGGGTGGTCAGCCTGTACCGGGGCCGTCAGGGGCCGCACGTCCTCGAAGACATCGGCGTGGTGCTCTCCAAGGCGAACTCCGCGCTCGCCACGCTGGAGAAGTTCACCCACCGCCTGAACGAGGAGGCCCGGACGCTGACCCTGCACGAGTACGATGGGGCCGTGGCCCTGCGCGAGGTCGTCGCGGCCATCGGCACCTTCGAGTACTCCATCCGCATCGCCGAGGAGATCGAGGCCTACGTCCGCGAGCTCGGGCGTGAGGGGCGTCTGATCGAGATGCAGCTCGGCCAGGCTTTCCACAACGTGCCCGAGCAGTACGACGCCCTTCTGCGCGACTACGTGGCCGAGGGGGTGGACGCCGGGGAGGTAGGCGAGCGGCTGAGGAGGTTCACCGCCGAGGAACTCTCGGACGCGATGCAGATCACGCAGCTACTCGGCCACGGCTCCGTGGGTCAGTCAGAGGAGATTTTCGTTAAGCCCCGGGGCTTCCGGCAGCTCGTGCGGGTGCCGCGCCTGCCGCGCCGGGTATCGGAGCGTCTTATAGAGGAGTTCGGCTCTCTGGAGGGTCTGCTCGACGCCAGCGAACAGGAGCTTGACGATGTGGAAGGCGTCGGACAGGCGCGGGCGAAGGCGATCCGGCGCGGCCTGAAGCGCGAGCGCAGCCTGCAGACCTCCGGGGAACCCTTCTAG
- the radA gene encoding DNA repair protein RadA, whose amino-acid sequence MAAKTVYVCSNCGHSEPKWHGRCPECGEWSTLVEEAKAERKVSGFASRVAGAEGNGAPKRAPAQTKTLDEVGAEDEKRVGTGVGELDRVLGGGVVPGSLLLVGGEPGVGKSTLLLQMMGELGGRCLMVSGEESPRQVSLSARRLGVEKSGFRVLAETDVDVIEATIAEEQPEVVVVDSVQTLYSPELAGAPGSVGQVRESAARLMRLGKSQGTAVVLVGHVTKEGSIAGPRVLEHMVDTVLQFEGDRFQSFRVLRALKNRFGSTNEVGVFEMSDRGMVEVEDPSAFFLSNREGGVPPGVVTVCVLEGTRPMLVEIESLVAPSPLAVPRRVANGLDTGRVNMLCAVLARRAGLRLSDHDVYANVTGGVRVEEPAVDLGVALAVASAFRDKPVQGGTACFGEVGLTGDVRFVSGGSRRVGELIKMGFTRIIGPRGAGSEKSGGSNGSTGGPRGKSGKSGGSGESGRRGIEVVETGTLGEAVEAALA is encoded by the coding sequence ATGGCTGCGAAGACTGTATACGTATGCTCGAACTGCGGGCACTCCGAGCCGAAGTGGCACGGGCGTTGCCCGGAGTGCGGCGAATGGAGCACCCTGGTCGAGGAGGCGAAGGCCGAGCGCAAGGTGTCGGGCTTCGCCTCCCGGGTCGCCGGTGCGGAGGGTAACGGCGCGCCGAAGCGCGCCCCGGCTCAGACAAAGACGCTAGACGAGGTCGGGGCCGAAGACGAGAAGAGGGTCGGGACCGGCGTCGGCGAGCTCGACCGGGTTTTGGGCGGCGGCGTGGTGCCGGGCTCTCTGCTACTCGTCGGCGGGGAGCCCGGCGTGGGCAAGAGCACGCTGCTGCTGCAGATGATGGGCGAGCTCGGTGGGCGTTGCCTGATGGTCTCCGGCGAGGAGTCGCCCCGGCAGGTCTCCCTCTCGGCCCGCAGGCTCGGGGTCGAGAAGAGCGGGTTCCGGGTGCTTGCCGAGACCGACGTGGACGTTATAGAGGCGACCATCGCCGAGGAGCAGCCCGAGGTCGTGGTGGTGGACTCTGTGCAGACGCTCTACTCGCCGGAGCTCGCGGGAGCGCCGGGCAGCGTCGGGCAGGTGCGGGAGTCGGCGGCGCGCCTGATGCGGCTCGGCAAGTCTCAGGGTACGGCGGTCGTACTCGTTGGGCACGTTACGAAAGAGGGCTCCATCGCCGGGCCGCGGGTGCTGGAGCACATGGTGGATACGGTGCTGCAGTTCGAGGGCGACCGTTTCCAGAGCTTCCGGGTGCTGCGAGCGCTGAAGAACCGCTTCGGCTCCACGAACGAGGTCGGGGTCTTCGAGATGAGCGACCGGGGGATGGTCGAGGTCGAGGACCCGTCGGCGTTCTTCCTCTCAAACCGCGAGGGCGGGGTGCCGCCGGGTGTGGTTACCGTGTGCGTGCTGGAGGGTACGCGGCCGATGCTGGTGGAGATAGAGAGTCTCGTCGCCCCGAGCCCGCTCGCCGTGCCGCGCCGGGTGGCGAACGGGCTGGATACCGGGCGGGTGAACATGCTGTGCGCCGTGCTCGCCCGCCGCGCCGGGCTTAGGCTCTCGGACCACGACGTGTACGCGAACGTTACCGGCGGGGTCCGGGTGGAGGAGCCGGCGGTGGATCTCGGGGTTGCCCTGGCCGTCGCCTCGGCTTTCCGGGACAAGCCCGTGCAGGGCGGGACGGCGTGCTTCGGGGAGGTCGGGCTGACCGGGGACGTGAGGTTCGTGTCCGGTGGCAGCCGCCGGGTCGGCGAGCTAATAAAGATGGGCTTCACGCGTATAATAGGGCCGCGCGGGGCAGGCTCGGAGAAGTCCGGGGGGTCTAACGGGAGCACCGGAGGGCCCAGAGGTAAGAGCGGTAAGAGCGGCGGGAGTGGAGAAAGCGGACGGAGGGGGATCGAGGTGGTCGAGACGGGGACGCTCGGCGAGGCCGTTGAGGCGGCGCTGGCATGA
- the fdrA gene encoding acyl-CoA synthetase FdrA: MVETRRDSYHDSVSLMNISSRLSGREGIGEAAAVMGTPQNIQILRDSGLDTPELEEVGPNDLVIAVAAESDEAGAEAFELAGELLASGGGGGEGDEEPRRQLNTTHQAAAEGANLALISTPGKFAAAEALKALGSGMHVHMFSDNVPLEREVELKELAEERGLLMMGPDCGTAIINGVPLAFANSVRRGNVGVIAASGTGCQEVTSLLHRLGSGVSQAIGTGGRDLSSAVGGRTTKAALRALIGDEETGIIVLVSKPPAREVAAEIFELAGRTDKPVVCCFLGADPEEIRRSGLRAAPTLEDAARQAAELDLGEAPSLAGGEGGEKESVPAPELGDGQRYLRGLYSGGTFCHEALLLLHDSLGGVYSNTPLDEEHRLPDAGESLEHSCIDLGEDEFTRDRPHPMIDFRLRNERIVREAEDPETAVILLDLVLGYGANEDPAGAILPAITRAREIAEEAGRSLPVVVSVCGTDQDPQHIESQERRLRQAGAFVTSSNARAVRLASALVPARQKVEESR, from the coding sequence ATGGTAGAGACGCGGCGGGACTCGTACCACGATTCGGTCTCGTTGATGAACATCTCCAGCCGCCTGTCGGGCCGGGAGGGGATCGGGGAGGCCGCCGCGGTTATGGGCACTCCCCAAAATATACAAATCCTGCGCGATAGCGGGCTCGACACGCCGGAGCTCGAGGAGGTCGGCCCGAACGACCTGGTGATCGCCGTCGCCGCCGAGTCCGACGAGGCCGGGGCTGAGGCGTTCGAGCTGGCCGGCGAGCTACTGGCCTCCGGCGGGGGAGGTGGCGAAGGAGATGAGGAGCCTCGGCGTCAGCTAAACACCACCCACCAAGCCGCCGCCGAGGGGGCGAACCTGGCCCTGATCTCCACCCCCGGAAAGTTCGCCGCCGCGGAGGCCCTGAAGGCACTGGGCTCCGGGATGCACGTCCACATGTTCAGCGACAACGTCCCCCTGGAGCGCGAGGTCGAGCTAAAGGAGCTTGCCGAGGAGCGGGGACTCCTGATGATGGGCCCGGACTGCGGCACCGCGATCATAAACGGAGTCCCGCTGGCTTTCGCAAACAGTGTGCGGCGCGGAAACGTGGGCGTCATAGCCGCCTCCGGCACCGGATGCCAGGAGGTTACCTCGCTCCTGCACCGGCTGGGCTCCGGTGTCTCCCAGGCCATCGGCACCGGCGGCAGGGACCTCTCCTCCGCCGTCGGAGGCCGCACCACGAAGGCGGCCCTGCGGGCCCTGATCGGCGACGAGGAAACCGGGATCATAGTGCTCGTCTCAAAGCCGCCGGCCCGCGAGGTTGCAGCCGAGATCTTCGAGCTCGCCGGCCGGACGGACAAGCCGGTGGTGTGCTGCTTCCTCGGAGCGGATCCAGAGGAGATCCGGCGCAGCGGCCTCCGCGCCGCGCCGACCCTCGAAGACGCGGCCCGGCAGGCCGCCGAGCTGGATCTGGGCGAGGCGCCAAGCCTCGCCGGCGGCGAAGGTGGTGAAAAGGAGAGCGTACCGGCACCGGAGCTCGGCGACGGGCAGCGGTACCTGCGGGGCCTCTACTCGGGCGGCACCTTCTGCCACGAGGCGCTGTTGCTCCTGCACGATAGCCTCGGCGGCGTCTACTCGAACACGCCGCTGGACGAGGAGCACCGGCTGCCGGACGCGGGCGAGAGCCTGGAGCATAGCTGTATAGACCTCGGCGAGGACGAGTTTACCCGGGACCGCCCGCACCCCATGATCGACTTCCGGCTGCGCAACGAGCGCATAGTCCGGGAGGCCGAGGACCCCGAAACCGCCGTGATCCTGTTGGACCTCGTGCTGGGCTACGGGGCGAACGAAGACCCGGCGGGGGCCATCCTGCCCGCGATCACGCGGGCGCGGGAGATCGCCGAAGAGGCCGGGCGCAGCCTGCCCGTGGTGGTCTCTGTATGCGGCACGGATCAGGACCCGCAACACATCGAGAGCCAGGAGCGCCGACTGAGGCAGGCCGGAGCCTTCGTGACTTCGAGCAACGCGCGGGCCGTGCGGCTGGCCTCCGCGCTGGTACCGGCCCGTCAGAAAGTGGAGGAGAGCAGATGA
- the ispD gene encoding 2-C-methyl-D-erythritol 4-phosphate cytidylyltransferase, protein MVALVLAGGTGSRMGRPKQFIDLLGEPALSYTLRAFEEAAGVDGIYVVGDAARVGPLAEEAGISRYAGCAAPGENRPGSAIEGLGMVDEPEDTLVLVHDGSRCLVTRDLIERVVAAASDPIPDGVIPALPVPDTVKEVREGVVRETLDRSRLQAVQTPQSFRLGPLREAYRESGEALERVTDDASLIEMRGGVVRVVEGERTNIKLTSPEDLIFARAILQARLAEAGRGVAG, encoded by the coding sequence GTGGTCGCCCTCGTGCTGGCCGGGGGCACCGGGAGCAGGATGGGCCGTCCCAAGCAGTTTATCGACCTGCTCGGCGAGCCCGCGCTTTCCTACACCCTGCGCGCCTTCGAGGAGGCCGCGGGTGTGGACGGGATCTACGTCGTCGGGGACGCCGCCCGGGTAGGGCCGCTGGCCGAAGAGGCCGGTATCTCGCGCTACGCTGGGTGCGCCGCACCGGGTGAGAACCGTCCGGGGTCGGCGATCGAGGGCCTCGGAATGGTGGACGAGCCCGAGGATACGCTGGTGCTCGTCCACGACGGCTCCCGGTGCCTGGTTACGCGGGATCTCATCGAGCGCGTCGTGGCTGCCGCCTCGGACCCTATTCCCGACGGCGTGATACCGGCCCTGCCCGTCCCGGACACGGTAAAGGAGGTTAGAGAGGGCGTGGTGCGCGAGACGCTGGATCGCTCCCGCCTGCAGGCCGTACAGACCCCGCAGTCGTTCCGGCTCGGGCCGCTGCGTGAGGCGTACCGGGAGTCCGGCGAGGCCCTGGAGCGGGTCACCGACGACGCCTCGCTGATCGAGATGCGGGGCGGCGTGGTCCGCGTGGTCGAGGGTGAGCGGACCAACATAAAGCTCACCTCGCCGGAGGATCTCATCTTCGCCCGCGCAATCCTGCAGGCCCGGCTCGCGGAGGCGGGGCGGGGGGTCGCCGGGTGA
- a CDS encoding carbamate kinase, with amino-acid sequence MKLAVVAIGGNSLIGDGQQGTIQEQEENAFETGRAISGMVQRGWRVVVTHGNGPQVGFILRRSDLAADTLPRLPLDLCGADSQGGLGYIIGNALQRALSAEGLDSSVVSMLTRVVVDGDDPAFEAPSKPIGPFYSKEEAERHRAEEGWTVVEDSNRGYRRTVPSPRPRKIVELGAMRELVKAGYVLVALGGGGIPVTEESPGDYSGVEAVIDKDYASSLLAAEIGADLLLVSTGVPRVSINYNRPDQREIELMSAEEARAYLEEGQFPPGSMGPKIEAALSFLEAGGPEVIVTSPDSIPEAMDGEAGTRITAEPVRL; translated from the coding sequence GTGAAGCTGGCGGTCGTAGCCATAGGCGGGAACTCCCTGATCGGGGACGGCCAGCAGGGGACCATCCAGGAGCAGGAAGAGAACGCGTTCGAGACGGGACGTGCGATCTCGGGCATGGTCCAGCGGGGTTGGCGGGTCGTGGTCACCCACGGCAACGGGCCGCAGGTGGGGTTCATCCTGCGACGCTCGGACCTCGCTGCGGACACCCTGCCGCGGCTGCCGCTGGACCTGTGCGGCGCGGACAGCCAGGGCGGCCTCGGCTACATAATCGGGAACGCGCTGCAGCGGGCGCTCTCTGCGGAGGGTCTCGATTCCTCCGTGGTGAGCATGCTTACCCGGGTCGTCGTGGACGGGGACGATCCCGCTTTCGAGGCCCCGAGCAAACCGATAGGCCCGTTCTACTCCAAAGAAGAGGCCGAGAGGCATCGCGCTGAAGAGGGCTGGACGGTGGTCGAGGACTCCAACCGTGGCTACCGGCGCACGGTCCCGTCCCCCCGGCCGCGGAAGATAGTGGAGCTGGGGGCGATGCGGGAGCTCGTGAAGGCCGGCTACGTGCTGGTCGCCCTGGGCGGCGGCGGCATACCGGTCACGGAGGAGAGCCCTGGGGATTACTCCGGGGTGGAGGCGGTCATAGACAAGGACTACGCCTCCAGTCTGCTCGCGGCGGAGATCGGGGCGGATCTCCTCTTGGTATCGACCGGGGTGCCGCGCGTGAGCATCAACTACAACCGCCCGGACCAGCGCGAGATAGAGCTTATGAGCGCCGAAGAGGCCCGCGCGTATCTTGAGGAGGGGCAGTTCCCTCCGGGCAGCATGGGGCCGAAGATCGAGGCCGCCCTGAGCTTCCTCGAAGCCGGCGGCCCGGAGGTGATCGTCACCTCCCCGGATAGCATCCCCGAGGCGATGGACGGCGAGGCCGGCACGCGCATCACCGCCGAGCCCGTGCGACTGTAG
- a CDS encoding GntR family transcriptional regulator, which translates to MNEGSREGTLGAYLHEQLKSDITRWVYQPGERLKEKEIAERFGVSRTPIREALRRLENDKLVVYSPQFGYSTRTINLKEFNELYQVRLELEQLSAALAARTRLEGEAERVFEELRELWGSGEPGIMGEGDSDMVHRDESFHEGLAQIGGNGYLYDSLRAINGRIRIIRITDFISPERIEATFRQHAGILEAVQDGREEEARERMRTHVLESQEHVANSALRALARLHQIDVDSLG; encoded by the coding sequence GTGAACGAAGGGAGTAGGGAGGGCACTTTAGGGGCTTATCTGCACGAGCAGCTCAAGTCCGACATCACGCGGTGGGTGTACCAGCCGGGTGAGCGGCTCAAGGAGAAGGAGATCGCGGAGCGGTTCGGCGTGAGTCGTACGCCCATCCGGGAGGCGCTCAGGAGGCTTGAGAACGACAAGCTGGTCGTCTACTCGCCGCAGTTTGGTTACTCGACGCGCACGATCAACCTCAAGGAGTTCAACGAGCTGTATCAGGTGAGGCTGGAGCTAGAGCAGCTAAGCGCGGCTTTGGCGGCCCGGACCAGGCTCGAAGGCGAGGCGGAAAGGGTGTTCGAGGAGCTGCGGGAGCTCTGGGGCTCCGGAGAGCCGGGCATCATGGGTGAGGGAGACTCGGACATGGTTCACCGGGACGAGTCGTTTCACGAAGGTCTGGCCCAGATAGGCGGGAACGGATACCTCTACGACTCGCTGCGGGCGATAAACGGCAGGATCCGGATCATCCGCATAACGGACTTCATCTCCCCGGAGCGTATCGAGGCGACATTCCGTCAGCACGCGGGCATCCTGGAGGCCGTACAGGACGGTCGAGAGGAGGAGGCGCGGGAGCGGATGCGGACACACGTGTTGGAGTCTCAGGAGCACGTGGCCAACAGCGCGCTCCGGGCCCTGGCCCGTTTACATCAGATAGACGTGGACTCGCTCGGCTAG
- a CDS encoding cysteine hydrolase family protein, with amino-acid sequence MNITAEPYEFEFEPQSTALLLVDFQRDFVEPGGFGESLGNDVSMLRKAIPAAEKLLEAARESGIHVIHTREGHRTDLRDAPPTKLARGKLETGIGSEGPMGRILVRGEGGHDIIPELTPREGEPVIDKPGKNSFYATDLDLVLRNRGVESLIVCGVTTEVCVQSTVREANDRGYECLVVEDAVASYFEEFQRVALDMIKAQGAIFGWVTKSDSVLSAFESVGAVR; translated from the coding sequence ATGAACATAACGGCAGAGCCGTACGAGTTCGAGTTCGAGCCACAGTCCACCGCGCTGCTACTGGTGGACTTCCAGCGGGACTTCGTCGAGCCGGGAGGCTTCGGCGAGTCGCTGGGCAACGACGTATCCATGCTGCGTAAGGCCATACCGGCGGCCGAGAAGCTGCTGGAGGCCGCCCGGGAGTCGGGTATCCACGTCATCCACACCCGCGAGGGGCACAGGACCGACCTGCGCGACGCCCCGCCCACCAAGCTGGCCCGCGGCAAGCTGGAGACCGGCATAGGCTCCGAAGGCCCGATGGGCCGTATCCTGGTTCGCGGGGAAGGCGGGCACGACATCATCCCGGAGCTCACCCCGAGAGAGGGCGAGCCCGTGATCGACAAGCCCGGCAAGAACTCCTTCTACGCCACGGACCTGGACCTCGTCCTGCGTAACCGGGGCGTGGAGAGCCTCATCGTGTGCGGCGTGACCACCGAGGTCTGCGTGCAGTCTACCGTGCGGGAGGCAAACGACCGGGGCTACGAGTGCCTGGTCGTCGAGGACGCCGTCGCCTCGTACTTCGAGGAGTTCCAGCGGGTTGCCCTGGACATGATCAAGGCGCAGGGCGCGATCTTCGGCTGGGTGACGAAGTCCGACTCCGTGCTCTCCGCCTTCGAGTCCGTAGGGGCCGTGAGGTAG
- a CDS encoding cupin domain-containing protein, with product MSLEGPKKDGSRQDSKQVKRFDSIPWGTMPEHRELYYRELLSSKEAAEIGLMVSNVWRERIEPGGAVLPHTHDVAEIIHFTEGEVRALLGEEWTECSPGDTLIVPDGVIHSVENRGDTPSQQVSIFVPVLPDNDGFETYMANGGAT from the coding sequence GTGAGTTTAGAGGGCCCGAAGAAGGACGGTTCGAGGCAGGATTCGAAGCAGGTCAAGAGGTTCGATAGCATCCCCTGGGGGACCATGCCGGAGCACAGAGAGCTCTACTACAGGGAGCTGCTGTCCTCGAAGGAGGCGGCGGAGATCGGGTTAATGGTGTCGAACGTGTGGCGCGAGCGGATCGAGCCGGGCGGCGCCGTGCTGCCGCACACCCACGACGTGGCGGAGATCATCCACTTTACCGAGGGCGAGGTGCGGGCGCTGCTCGGCGAAGAGTGGACGGAGTGCTCGCCGGGGGACACCCTGATAGTTCCCGATGGCGTCATCCACAGCGTGGAGAACCGGGGAGACACGCCTAGTCAGCAGGTCTCGATCTTCGTCCCGGTGCTTCCGGACAACGACGGCTTCGAGACTTACATGGCGAACGGAGGCGCAACGTGA